The following proteins come from a genomic window of Spirochaetaceae bacterium:
- a CDS encoding penicillin-binding transpeptidase domain-containing protein: MSTAADMPSPEAAGRDLTARRLILFVSFLVLCMAALIVRYATFMIVDGHPSGDPVVRLPDAERGPILDRNGRVLAITIERDSVTAWAPAVTDPSGSAELLAGILDLNAQEVRRLFDSDGFVYVKRHIAPDRSAAIRAARERGDLRGIDLQAEQARFYPEGELSAHVLGFVGVDNVGLEGMENTFNHVLAPDTIAPAGAEVFGNQVFLTLDVNVQHGMEQLAADARAEHDADAVYIVVAAADSGEILAYAAQPSFDPNAYAEVPKERWRNAIATMPYEPGSVFKIFTMASLLQSGAITPSMTFPSPGYYRRTLPGGGTIRIGDLGVYGDLDAENILRYSSNAGTAHASDRIDADTFHHMLRTFGFGESTGSPFPGESPGILRDPAEWSLRTKPTLAIGQEISVTALQVMQAASAFANGGVMLRPLLVREVVAADGTVVKPFAPDPVRRVIDPEVAERVLAMMETVATKGTGRLAQLKGYRIATKTGTAQVFDPASGAYSDEHLIASILGILPAGDPRFLAYVVIQHPKGAQRYGGLIAAPLLKKVAGFLTTYYRMPPDDADALPHPAHIVVSATPHLTVRDAIPDLTGLPLRRLLPLFELSDMKVALHGSGYVTRQDPAPGSPLTAGSTLHVWLR; encoded by the coding sequence GTGAGCACTGCCGCGGACATGCCGTCGCCGGAGGCGGCCGGACGAGATCTGACCGCCCGGCGCCTGATTCTGTTCGTGTCGTTTCTCGTGCTCTGCATGGCGGCGCTGATTGTCCGCTACGCCACGTTCATGATCGTCGACGGCCATCCGTCCGGCGATCCGGTGGTGCGCCTTCCGGACGCGGAGCGCGGTCCGATCCTGGACCGCAACGGACGCGTGCTCGCGATCACCATCGAGCGCGACTCGGTCACCGCCTGGGCGCCGGCGGTAACCGACCCGTCCGGGTCGGCGGAGCTGCTCGCCGGCATCCTGGACCTGAACGCGCAGGAGGTGCGGCGCCTGTTCGACAGCGACGGCTTCGTGTACGTGAAGCGCCACATTGCGCCCGACCGGTCGGCGGCGATCCGCGCGGCGCGCGAGCGCGGCGACCTGCGCGGCATCGACCTGCAGGCGGAACAGGCGCGCTTCTACCCCGAGGGAGAGCTGTCCGCCCACGTACTGGGCTTCGTCGGGGTGGACAACGTGGGGCTGGAGGGCATGGAGAACACGTTCAACCACGTGCTCGCGCCCGATACCATCGCCCCCGCCGGCGCCGAGGTGTTCGGCAACCAGGTGTTCCTCACCCTGGACGTCAATGTTCAGCACGGCATGGAGCAACTTGCCGCCGACGCCCGCGCGGAGCACGACGCCGATGCCGTGTACATCGTGGTGGCGGCGGCCGATTCCGGCGAGATCCTCGCCTACGCCGCGCAGCCTTCGTTCGATCCGAATGCCTACGCCGAGGTGCCGAAGGAACGCTGGCGCAATGCCATCGCCACGATGCCCTACGAGCCGGGCTCGGTGTTCAAGATCTTCACCATGGCGAGCCTGCTGCAGAGCGGGGCCATCACCCCGTCCATGACCTTCCCGAGTCCCGGCTACTACCGGCGCACGCTCCCGGGCGGCGGCACCATCCGCATCGGCGACCTCGGCGTGTACGGCGATCTGGATGCCGAGAACATCCTGCGCTACTCCAGCAACGCGGGCACCGCGCACGCATCGGACCGGATCGATGCCGACACCTTTCACCACATGCTGCGCACGTTCGGCTTCGGCGAGTCCACCGGGTCGCCGTTCCCGGGCGAGAGCCCAGGCATTCTGCGCGACCCCGCCGAGTGGTCGTTGCGCACCAAGCCGACCCTCGCGATCGGTCAGGAGATCTCGGTGACCGCGCTGCAGGTAATGCAGGCCGCGTCCGCGTTTGCCAACGGCGGCGTCATGCTGCGCCCGCTCCTGGTACGCGAGGTGGTCGCCGCCGACGGCACGGTGGTAAAGCCGTTCGCCCCCGATCCGGTGCGCCGCGTGATCGACCCGGAGGTCGCGGAACGGGTGCTCGCCATGATGGAGACGGTGGCTACCAAGGGCACCGGCCGCCTGGCCCAGCTCAAGGGCTATCGCATCGCCACCAAGACCGGCACCGCGCAGGTGTTCGATCCCGCCTCCGGCGCCTACTCCGACGAGCACCTGATCGCGTCGATCCTCGGCATTCTGCCCGCCGGCGACCCGCGCTTCCTCGCCTACGTCGTCATTCAGCACCCGAAGGGCGCGCAACGCTACGGCGGCCTGATCGCCGCGCCGCTGCTCAAGAAGGTGGCCGGCTTCCTCACCACCTACTACCGCATGCCGCCGGACGACGCGGACGCGCTGCCGCATCCCGCCCACATCGTGGTGTCCGCCACCCCGCACCTCACCGTTCGGGATGCGATTCCCGACCTCACCGGACTGCCGCTGCGCCGCCTGCTGCCGCTGTTCGAGCTATCGGACATGAAGGTCGCGCTGCACGGCTCCGGTTACGTGACCCGCCAGGATCCCGCCCCCGGGTCGCCGCTCACCGCCGGCTCCACCCTGCACGTGTGGCTGCGCTGA
- a CDS encoding proline/glycine betaine ABC transporter permease translates to MNSWLQECAGSFGRVLTAFPEGCQIPIRQWTNDGLKFLVQNFGSAFDTLNSLMLVVLRQVETSLVRLPWWIVITIICLVAWRASRNRTLALALAGALVFIGMMDLWEETMRTLAILFIATSITVAAGVPVGILMGTNRYVRAVINPILDAMQTVPPFVYLIPFIFFFGLGNVAAIFAIFVYAVPPIVRLTDLGIRLVDSATVEAADAFGATGRQILWGVRIPLAMPNIMAGVNQTIMMALAMVVIASMIGARGLGQQVLRGLNNADVGMGLEAGLAILALAIIFDRITAAFGVRLDPTKTVRA, encoded by the coding sequence ATGAATAGTTGGTTGCAGGAATGTGCGGGTAGCTTCGGGCGGGTCCTGACGGCATTCCCGGAAGGGTGCCAAATACCGATCCGGCAGTGGACCAACGACGGCCTGAAGTTCCTGGTGCAGAACTTCGGCTCCGCGTTCGATACCCTGAACAGCCTGATGCTGGTGGTGCTCCGCCAGGTAGAGACTTCCCTGGTGAGGTTGCCCTGGTGGATCGTGATAACCATCATCTGCCTGGTTGCGTGGCGTGCGTCGCGCAACCGCACGCTGGCGCTCGCCCTGGCCGGGGCCCTGGTGTTCATCGGCATGATGGACCTGTGGGAGGAGACCATGCGGACGCTGGCGATCCTGTTCATCGCCACTTCCATCACCGTGGCGGCCGGCGTCCCGGTCGGCATTCTGATGGGCACCAACCGGTACGTGCGCGCGGTGATCAACCCGATACTCGACGCGATGCAGACCGTGCCGCCGTTCGTCTACCTGATACCGTTCATATTCTTCTTCGGTCTCGGCAACGTGGCGGCGATCTTCGCCATCTTCGTGTACGCCGTGCCGCCGATCGTGCGTCTGACCGACCTCGGCATCCGCCTGGTGGACAGTGCTACCGTGGAAGCGGCCGACGCATTCGGCGCCACCGGACGGCAGATTCTGTGGGGCGTACGCATTCCGCTGGCGATGCCCAATATCATGGCCGGGGTCAATCAGACCATCATGATGGCGCTGGCGATGGTGGTGATCGCTTCGATGATCGGGGCGCGCGGCCTCGGTCAGCAGGTGTTGCGGGGATTGAACAACGCCGACGTGGGGATGGGCCTGGAGGCGGGACTCGCCATTCTGGCGTTGGCGATCATCTTCGATCGCATCACGGCCGCGTTCGGCGTCCGGCTCGACCCGACGAAGACGGTGCGTGCCTGA
- a CDS encoding glycine betaine/L-proline ABC transporter ATP-binding protein, whose amino-acid sequence MSTESVNGGDSARVAVPAATGDDSRADDIEVRELYKIFGPRPAEVLARVQAGEGKDEILADTGHTVGLHDVNLHVRGAETFVVMGLSGSGKSTFVRCVNRLIEPTAGQVLIGGVDVVGMAAADVKALRRTRMSMVFQRFGLLPHRNVLRNVAYGLSVQGVAREERWERARQWIDVVGLKGYEQMRPSQLSGGMQQRVGLARALCTDPEILLMDEPFSALDPLIRRDMQDELVRLQRDLHKTIVFITHDLDEALQLGDRIAILKDGRVIQVGTPEEIITAPADAYIEDFVRDVNRSRVLSAGVAMDPVTSLPLATHPRSAKAALEHDRRRVGFVTDDDNQYRGMVLLGDVSAAVRRGDRDLGEVIRDDTPTARAEQSLDELLGVAADNRLPIPVLGEDERLLGVLTPRATLSALAGDANSAASNGQAGEESGQ is encoded by the coding sequence ATGAGTACCGAGAGCGTCAACGGCGGCGACTCGGCCCGCGTTGCGGTTCCGGCCGCAACCGGGGACGATTCCCGAGCCGACGACATCGAAGTCCGAGAGCTGTACAAGATATTCGGTCCCCGGCCGGCGGAGGTGCTGGCGCGCGTGCAGGCCGGCGAGGGCAAGGACGAGATTCTCGCCGACACCGGCCACACGGTCGGCCTGCACGACGTGAACCTGCACGTCAGGGGCGCGGAGACGTTCGTGGTCATGGGACTGTCGGGCAGCGGCAAGTCCACCTTCGTACGCTGCGTGAACCGGCTCATCGAGCCCACGGCCGGGCAGGTGCTGATCGGCGGCGTCGACGTGGTCGGGATGGCGGCGGCCGATGTCAAGGCGCTGCGCCGCACCAGGATGAGCATGGTGTTTCAGCGCTTCGGCCTGCTGCCGCACCGCAACGTCCTGCGCAACGTGGCGTACGGGCTGAGCGTGCAGGGGGTGGCCAGGGAGGAGCGCTGGGAACGTGCCCGTCAGTGGATCGACGTGGTCGGCCTGAAGGGCTACGAACAGATGCGTCCGAGCCAGTTGTCGGGCGGCATGCAGCAGCGGGTCGGGCTGGCGCGGGCGTTGTGCACCGATCCCGAGATCCTGCTGATGGACGAACCGTTCAGCGCGCTCGACCCGCTGATCCGGCGCGACATGCAGGACGAGTTGGTTCGCCTGCAGCGCGACCTGCACAAGACGATCGTGTTCATTACCCACGATCTGGACGAGGCCCTGCAACTCGGCGACCGCATCGCGATCCTCAAGGATGGCCGGGTAATCCAGGTCGGCACCCCGGAGGAGATCATTACCGCCCCCGCCGACGCGTACATCGAGGACTTTGTCCGGGACGTGAACCGTTCGCGCGTGCTGAGCGCCGGCGTGGCGATGGATCCGGTGACGTCGCTGCCGCTTGCTACCCACCCCCGCAGCGCCAAGGCGGCCTTGGAGCACGACCGGCGGCGGGTAGGGTTCGTGACCGACGATGACAACCAGTACCGCGGAATGGTGCTGCTCGGCGACGTATCCGCCGCGGTGCGGCGCGGAGACCGCGACCTCGGCGAGGTGATTCGCGACGACACCCCCACCGCGCGCGCCGAGCAGTCTCTCGACGAGTTGCTCGGCGTGGCCGCGGACAACCGGTTGCCGATCCCGGTGCTCGGTGAGGACGAGCGTCTGCTCGGAGTCCTGACGCCGCGCGCCACGCTGTCGGCGCTGGCCGGCGACGCCAATTCCGCCGCGTCCAACGGGCAGGCAGGCGAGGAATCGGGCCAATAG